The Brachypodium distachyon strain Bd21 chromosome 4, Brachypodium_distachyon_v3.0, whole genome shotgun sequence nucleotide sequence CGAGCACGCGACGGCGCcatgcccgccgccgtcgcaggGCCGCCTGATCACCGTGCTGAgcatcgacggcggcggcatccgcgGCCTCATCCCCTCCACCATCATCGCCTGTCTCGAGTCCAAGCTCCAAGTACGCACCAGATTCTCCATTTTTGCCAGCtagtcttcttcctcctcccgtaATTCTGTAATCGTAATCTGGACCGGATTGGTCTCAATTTGTTACTCAATTCGCAGGAGATAGACGGGCCGGACGCGCGGATCGCGGACTACTTCGACGTGATAGCCGGGACAAGCACAGGCGCGCTGGTGACATCCATGCTGGCCGCCCCGGGGGAGAACAAGCGTCCCCTCTTCGCCGCCAGCGAGCTCAAGGACTTCTACCTGGAGAACGGGCCCAAGATCTTCCCGCAGAAGAAGCTCGGGTTCCTCAACCCCGCGGCGAACCTCTTCGGCGCCGTCATGGGGCCGAAATACGACGGGAAGTTCCTCCACGACAAGATCAAGAAGCTCACGCACAACACCACCATCGCGGAGACGGTCACCAACATCATCGTGCCCACCTTCGACGTCAAGTTCCTGCAGCCCGTCATCTTCTCCACCTACGAGGCCAAGGTGGATCCCTTGAAGAACGCGCACCTCTCCGACATCTGCATCAGCACCTCGGCCGCGCCGACATACTTCCCCGCCCATTTTTTTAGCACCCATGACCCGGACCCGAAGGCGGAGGTGAAGGAGAGGGAGTACCATCTTGTCGATGGGGGCGTGGCGGCGAACAA carries:
- the LOC100834245 gene encoding patatin-like protein 1, producing the protein MEGGKCDHPEHATAPCPPPSQGRLITVLSIDGGGIRGLIPSTIIACLESKLQEIDGPDARIADYFDVIAGTSTGALVTSMLAAPGENKRPLFAASELKDFYLENGPKIFPQKKLGFLNPAANLFGAVMGPKYDGKFLHDKIKKLTHNTTIAETVTNIIVPTFDVKFLQPVIFSTYEAKVDPLKNAHLSDICISTSAAPTYFPAHFFSTHDPDPKAEVKEREYHLVDGGVAANNPTMAAMSMITKEVLRKNPDFTHGNPAEYNNYLIISIGTGSAKMAEKYTAPACAKWGVLRWLYDGGFTPLIDIFSHASADMVDIHAAVLFKALRVKENYLRIQDDSLEGDTSSVDIATKKNMEALIEIGNGLLQKKVARVNIDTGMYETVEGEGTNEEALKRFAVKLSNERKLRQATLKSH